A window of the Paenibacillus woosongensis genome harbors these coding sequences:
- the ruvA gene encoding Holliday junction branch migration protein RuvA: protein MIDFVRGQVAHLENDYVVLDVQGIGYRIYCPNPYVFAAKNEQTTVFTHHHVREDAILLYGFPTREEQRLFRKLIEVSGIGPRVALGILSGGQPEHVVAAIQQENITFLTKLPGIGKKTAQRMILDLKDKLDGLGGPSLFDEAPAELDGLDGLNPGWPEAREGLKALGYTDAELDRVWHQLKDSIKPAEEVDSVMKKALKLLYAG, encoded by the coding sequence ATGATTGATTTTGTTAGGGGCCAGGTGGCTCATTTGGAAAACGACTATGTCGTGTTGGACGTTCAGGGAATAGGGTACCGCATTTATTGCCCGAACCCCTATGTGTTTGCTGCCAAAAACGAGCAGACAACGGTGTTCACCCATCATCACGTACGGGAGGATGCTATCCTGCTATACGGCTTTCCGACGCGGGAGGAGCAGAGGCTGTTCCGCAAGCTGATCGAAGTATCCGGGATCGGGCCGCGGGTGGCGCTCGGCATTTTAAGCGGGGGACAGCCGGAGCATGTCGTAGCTGCGATCCAGCAGGAGAACATTACGTTTCTGACCAAGCTGCCGGGAATCGGGAAGAAGACGGCGCAGCGAATGATCCTTGATCTGAAGGACAAGCTGGACGGCCTAGGCGGGCCTTCGCTGTTTGATGAGGCGCCGGCTGAATTGGACGGGCTGGATGGACTAAATCCGGGCTGGCCGGAGGCCAGGGAAGGATTGAAGGCGCTCGGTTATACCGACGCCGAGCTTGACCGTGTATGGCACCAGCTGAAGGATTCGATCAAGCCTGCCGAAGAGGTGGATTCGGTGATGAAAAAAGCGCTCAAGCTGCTGTATGCAGGCTGA
- the ruvC gene encoding crossover junction endodeoxyribonuclease RuvC: protein MRILGIDPGIAIVGFGFIDKQGSKCVPVQYGCIQTEAHTPEEERLLHVYEGMVQLIDKYQPDAVALEKLFFNRNVTTAMSVSQARGVLVLAAAQRNLPISEYTPMQIKQAMVGYGKAEKRQVQEMTRMFLKLQAIPKPDDVADALAVAICHAHSYTLNSKLNEVLRT, encoded by the coding sequence TTGCGAATATTAGGGATTGACCCGGGCATCGCCATCGTCGGTTTCGGCTTTATTGATAAACAAGGCAGCAAATGCGTTCCTGTACAATACGGCTGCATTCAGACAGAGGCGCATACGCCAGAGGAAGAAAGGCTGCTTCATGTCTATGAAGGCATGGTTCAGCTTATCGACAAATACCAACCTGACGCCGTAGCGCTGGAGAAGCTGTTCTTCAACCGGAACGTGACTACTGCCATGTCGGTCAGCCAGGCGCGGGGCGTACTCGTACTGGCTGCGGCACAGCGTAATTTGCCGATTTCGGAGTATACGCCAATGCAGATCAAACAAGCGATGGTAGGATACGGCAAAGCGGAGAAGAGGCAGGTGCAGGAAATGACAAGAATGTTCCTGAAGCTGCAAGCGATCCCGAAGCCAGACGATGTGGCGGATGCGCTGGCCGTAGCGATTTGTCATGCCCATTCTTATACATTAAATTCGAAATTGAACGAGGTATTGAGGACATGA
- the ruvB gene encoding Holliday junction branch migration DNA helicase RuvB translates to MEDRIISANLMMEEQAVELSLRPRYLAEYIGQSQIKDNLKIYIEAAKMRNEALDHVLLYGPPGLGKTTLANIIANELGVNLRTTSGPAIERPGDLAALLTNLQEGDVLFIDEIHRLHRTVEEVLYPAMEDFALDIMIGKGPSARSVRLDLPPFTLIGATTRAGLLSAPLRDRFGVVNRLEFYTVEELSYIVSRGADIFGIDIIGDAADEIALRSRGTPRIANRLLKRVRDFAQVRADGHITTDIAKEALQRLQVDPMGLDLIDHKMLRAMITNFRGGPVGLDTIAATIGEESQTIEDVYEPYLLQIGYLQRTPRGRVATPAAYQHLGLPMPADS, encoded by the coding sequence ATGGAAGACCGGATTATATCCGCGAATTTGATGATGGAAGAGCAGGCCGTGGAGCTTAGTCTTCGTCCCCGTTATTTAGCGGAATATATCGGACAAAGCCAAATCAAGGACAACTTGAAAATATATATCGAAGCCGCAAAAATGCGCAACGAAGCACTGGATCACGTCCTGTTGTACGGACCGCCGGGACTTGGAAAGACGACGCTGGCCAATATTATCGCCAATGAGCTTGGCGTCAACCTGCGGACGACGTCAGGTCCGGCGATCGAGCGGCCAGGGGATTTGGCCGCTCTGCTGACGAACTTGCAGGAAGGGGACGTTCTCTTCATCGATGAAATCCATCGGCTGCATCGGACGGTGGAAGAGGTGCTATATCCGGCGATGGAGGATTTCGCCCTGGATATTATGATCGGCAAGGGGCCGAGTGCAAGGTCCGTGAGGCTCGATTTGCCGCCGTTTACGCTGATCGGCGCCACGACGAGAGCGGGACTGCTGTCAGCGCCGCTGCGCGACCGTTTTGGCGTGGTGAATCGTCTAGAGTTCTATACGGTGGAGGAGCTTAGCTATATCGTAAGCCGCGGCGCTGATATTTTTGGCATCGATATTATCGGGGACGCAGCCGACGAGATCGCGCTACGCTCGCGGGGAACGCCGCGGATTGCCAACCGGCTCCTCAAGCGGGTGCGGGATTTCGCTCAGGTGCGCGCTGACGGCCATATTACTACCGATATTGCCAAGGAAGCTTTGCAGCGGCTGCAAGTTGATCCTATGGGTCTTGATTTGATCGACCATAAGATGCTTCGGGCGATGATTACGAATTTTCGGGGCGGGCCTGTCGGACTGGATACGATCGCCGCGACGATCGGGGAAGAAAGCCAGACGATCGAGGACGTATACGAGCCATACCTGCTCCAAATCGGTTATTTGCAGCGTACACCGCGCGGCAGGGTGGCAACTCCGGCGGCTTATCAGCATCTGGGGCTGCCCATGCCTGCAGATTCTTGA
- a CDS encoding BofC C-terminal domain-containing protein — MNIFRIKKQLRRRWRRWRRAIWTIGGCGLVTMMTWLGLMLSNQMEQLMAKEPIALETLGIIREAAIGAGKETDLEPAWIEQLSRSRQRRTVHLNKIYACGEESSVLGILSPNEVIEIYRANPGWQGSLDAQGDVWFEQQINELSETCRSNGYFGIDQQGNLSLFEGPPDKEKVLKTFFQLDVETMESSLPPDVLLHLHQGIRIQDLDEYNSVLSTFSEFAAMPARKVMQQKDE; from the coding sequence GTGAATATCTTCCGTATCAAAAAGCAGCTAAGGCGCCGGTGGAGAAGATGGAGACGCGCTATTTGGACGATTGGCGGCTGCGGGCTGGTCACCATGATGACTTGGCTCGGACTAATGTTGTCCAATCAAATGGAGCAATTGATGGCCAAGGAGCCGATTGCTCTGGAAACGCTGGGAATCATCAGGGAAGCGGCTATAGGCGCAGGCAAGGAGACTGATTTGGAACCAGCCTGGATCGAACAATTGAGCCGAAGCAGGCAGCGGCGAACCGTTCATTTAAACAAAATATATGCATGCGGAGAAGAGAGTTCCGTCCTGGGAATCTTAAGTCCCAATGAAGTCATTGAAATATACCGCGCTAATCCAGGCTGGCAGGGAAGCCTGGATGCCCAAGGAGACGTCTGGTTTGAGCAGCAGATCAATGAGCTGTCGGAGACGTGCAGAAGCAACGGATACTTCGGGATCGACCAGCAAGGGAATCTCAGTCTGTTCGAGGGACCTCCGGATAAAGAGAAGGTGCTTAAAACCTTTTTCCAATTAGACGTAGAGACGATGGAAAGCTCTCTGCCCCCTGACGTACTGCTGCACCTGCATCAGGGCATCCGCATACAGGATTTGGACGAGTACAACAGCGTACTGTCAACATTCAGCGAATTTGCAGCCATGCCGGCCAGGAAGGTTATGCAACAAAAGGATGAATAA